ATGGAAATCCTACTGAAACAAACGCAGCAGTAAAATGTGCCTGTAGAATTAAACAGTGGAAATCCTAAACTGCCAAAAATAACTATGATGTCAACCATTTTTCACACATTTCGCCGTCTGATTTTATTACTCATATTTAGTTTATgatcatatttattttcattctttttctGAGGAACTGTAAGTATGCTAAGTAGGTCTGAGATAACTAAGTTAGCTGATGCTAATTTAGTTAGCACCAGCTAACCTGGGGGTCGGAACATCCGTAGGAGTCCCAAGATAAATCTGAAGAGTCACAATCAAGATAAGAGATAAGAAAATGAATGTTTCTGTGACACAGCATTACTGcaggtttattttttttcttacattttatcTTTGATGTATATGTTCTGACACACGGAGGTCCAGTTTCTCTTGAGTATGATTCCAGCAGGGAAGTTTGTGCTTTCACCCTCGCTGGTCAGCACAGAGCCAGACCAGGTCCCAGACCTATCACATGGAGATACTAGTTGGGACACCAGTTAACCACATGCCTCTTGTAaatagagaaaagaaaagtctgAAGGGACCAGTTTCATTCTAAAAAGTTTTAGTTTCCACTATAATGTAACCAGTCAAATAGAAATACATTGCTTTATGCTAAACCTTTTAAGCCACGTTTTAATCTTTGCAAGCAGCAGGGCGCTAGGGTTTTAGGCGATGTCCATCTGTTCATCGGTTGTCCACCACTTGGGTCGCAACTGAAATATCCCATAATCTGTTGGATGAGATGCTATGCAATTTCATACAGACAAGCTACTGACTTGTCTATAGCCACACCATGAGGTTGACATTTATGTTTCGGAGTAAAACAAATGGTGGATATATATTtcctcaacaaaaaaaataaaaagcagaccATAGACATACTTTAGCACAATATAGTAAACATCCCCATGTGGAGAAGTCAGCATGCAGGGTTTCCGTGAATTTGGTAAGAAAGATGAGAGAGTAGCCACATTGCATCTTCATTCTGAGCGAGATTGccagcctctcctctcctgccagAAGTCCAGCTGTGCAAAGGAGAGATGAATACCAGAGTATCCTTTGCTGTTGATCCTTGTTGGCAAGTGGTGGCTTCAGATTCCCAGAGTCCTACTCTCCCTGGAGCCCAAATATCACCCCGTACGGAACAGGACCATACACTGAGTTTACAGCTCTGCAGCTGACAGTACACACATAAAGAGATGCTGTCCAGTCCAAACAACCTGCGACACAATCAAATCATGATTTGctacagaaaaaagacaaaaaacccATCGGATTGTGTATTTTTCACACTGTTTGTCTCTTTCAGTTCAGCTTGTTACCACcaaaaagcacacacacgtgGATCTTTACATACACACTCCACACCCAGCTGGCTATTTCCCTCCTTGCCACACTCCTCGTCCCCTCCCACTCTGACAGTTAACTGTATATATAGCCTTCACTCATCATTGCTGGGATTCAGACTCTGACCTAGACTTCTCAGGTGAGAAGAGACCAGCTAaagatagaaagaaaaaaatacaaatcaagTGGAGACACTACTGAACGGAGGAGTTGCATCTCTGCTAACACCAGAACACCATCAACTCAGTCTGACCCTCCAGAATGTGGCTCAAGGTGTCACTGCTCTGTCTGTCCTGCTTAACTCTGCCCAGCCGGAGTCAGGCCCAAGACCGAGCTTCCCTCCGCCGCTCCAATGACCACGCCGGGCGCTGCCACTACACTTTCACCGTGGCCAGTCCAGAGGAATCCAGCTGCTCCGGAAGCAGCATGAAACCAGAGATGGATGGAGTCTCGTCCCGACTCACCATGCTGGAGGCTTTAGTCAGCCGTCTGATAGCCGGAGGGGATGGAGGCTCCAGGACTAGGGCTAACGATGAAGAGGGTCTCCAGGAAGCCTCCTCACAGGAAACAAGGGAAAGAAACCAGCTGCAGCAGGACAAAGAGCGTCTGAACGGGCAGGTCCAGGAGCTGCAGAGGAGGCTGGCCGAGCTGAGTCAGGAGGCAGAGAGCCTCAGGCAGAGACCCTGCCAGGAGACACACACCTCCGGGGGGACTGAGCGTGAAAACAAATCTGCCAGTGGTACGTACATCTGTGGTTAAAgggaaagcacacacacatttgaataaTAACGATTTTACTCACAAATCTGGTATGTAAGAAGTTATCCTTTCAGAAAGCTGATTAAAATTTATACAAATTCTGAATCTGTGCTTTTTCCCCCTGATGCATTTGTTTTCTGGGAGAATTTACAACACAGAGTCACGGAGTcatgcatatgtgcatgtgACCATTTTCAGGGGAGCAACAGCAGGTTTATGGGGGGAACCTGCTGTGCTCAGAGGCAAGTAAATACGATACTTAGTCTTTGCAGCTGTCTGTGAGGTGGAACTGACGATAGTTTAACTGCAGATTACAACTAATGTCCACataaattattaataattattttctaCTCTAAACGCCTTCCCAGCCGGGAGCCTTTGTAACCTTTTTTAAGTCTTACACATGTTTCACTTTGTCTCCCCAGGCCGTGCATATGATTTTGGGAACGATGCTTACCAGGAGATGAAGGCTGAGGTTACAGAGGTTGCAGCTTCCCGCCTCATTCCTGAGGGAAACCACAACTTCACAGGTACATGTTGGGTTTTACTAATGCCAATGGCCTATAGTGGTGGAATGTTGTTGCAACTCAATGTGATCAGATGCAAATATATAACAAACTtcaactcttttcttttctccaggcTGTGGAGAGCTGCAGTCAGTGGGAGATCCTGTGATGCACAGGAAGGCTGACAGTATCACAGGGAAGTACGGAGTGTGGCTGCAGGATCCCGAGCCTCAGGGCCCCGAGTACACCAACCAGACTGTGTGGCGTATCGACACAGTTGGGAAAGATGTCCGTCAGCTCTTTGCATATGAAGACATCGATCAATTATCCCAAGGCTTCCCTATGAAGGTTCTGGTACTGCCAGAGCCTATGGAGAGCACAGGGGCAACCATATACCGCGGCTCCCTTTACTACCAGCGCAAACGCAGCCGCACCCTGATCCGTTACGACCTGACCTCTGAGAGTCTGGCATCACGGCGAGAGCTGCCTCACGCGGGCTTCCATGGACAGCACCCTTACTCCTGGGGTGGCTACACTGACATCGACCTGGCGGCAGACGAACAGGGCCTGTGGGCTATCTACAGCACTAGTCAGGCAAAGGGCGCAATTGTGATTTCCCAGCTGGATCCCAAGAGCCTGGAGGCGAAGAGGAGCTGGGAGACGAACATCAGGAAGAACACAGTGGCCAATGCGTTCATGGTGTGTGGCCGTCTGTACACGGTGGCCAGCTACACGGCACCCAACACCACCATCAACCATGTGTTTGACACAGCCACCAGCGTGGGGCAGGCTGTGGCTGTGCCCTTCAGGAACAAGTACCGTTACAACAGCATGGTGGACTACAACTACGCCCAGAGGAAGCTGTACGCTTGGGACAACTTCCACATGGTCACCTATGACATCAGACTGGGCCGGGTGGCCAGCCATGGCAGCAGCTAAAGAGGACACGGCCGTGAACAGGAAGAGCAAGTGAATGGCATACAACATATGATCATTTGCATCGTGCTGAGGTTATTGCCAAGCTTGGTAGTCTATGCGTTTTGCATTTTTGAAatctatttttttctattactctTGTAAATAAGATATATCAACAGAAATATAACCGTAAAACAGATGAATGTGGCTCAAGCCTTTGGTGATCTCAATGGTTATCACAAACATGGTGTTTAAAATTGTGAAATATGTTATCTGTTTATAAATGTTGACTTTATTCAAGtctgaataaaaaaattaaatacaaaaatatcttGTTTGTGTCATATTttgcaatttaatttaaaaagtatTCATAGCACATCATGAACTAGCGTTAGCACATCTACACTACACACGCTACTGAAGCTGAACTGAATGGATACACATAACTGGCTTTACAGGAACCACGTTGTTCCTTAATTTCATAGTTCTCCGTCAACATCGCCAGAGGATTTGGTCCTGCACTTTTTTATTCAACGTGTGTGAAGTTTCACCAGCAGTTAACTACTGAAAGTTAGTTGCTAAGTTAGTGCTATTTCACACTACTGTTAGAGTTTGTTTTTGGTTTGGTCCTTCTTGTTTTCTACATATGGACGTGTTTCTTTAGACCACATACACCTCACATGCACTGTGGCCGACAATGTGTGCCTCTGTACCTGAGGCTGTAAACCTCAGTGTAAACACACATCCAGTCCCTCTGTTCTGACAccccatatatacacacagtactCTTAAAGCAGCTGCCAGTATGCACAAGCCCCCATGTTGTCATTTGCAATCATTTTCCTGGTATACATTGTCTGCCAGTGAGGAGACTTAGCGTCTGATAAAAACTAGGCCGAGTGTGAGTCGACTTCCCCACACCAGTGTTCACACAAAAACAGTAAACCACAAGCAACACTGCGCCGCCCCATACTGAGACCAACTTCTCACTTTACCAGGCAGTAGTGTACTTGTGTCTTTTCACTATAGTATAAGCTTACATACTCAGCTACCAAGTTATTAGTGTGTCAATGCCATTTTACCTGATAGTCCCTCACAGCAATTGCCTTTTATAGTAATCCATTCTAGGCTATCTTGGCAACTCAGCATGTTCTTAATTGAGTAGTTATCTAACATTCTGACGTATCTGCAGGTATCTGTAACTAGACAACATTCACACTGCAAGCCTTCCTGCTCAATTCTGATTTGATTTCTCAatctgatgtgtttttgttttggctgttcacatttaatttaaagtgtgGCCAAGCCTAAgacttcatttaaatgtttaagtGGATTTGCAGAGTAAGCTAGCAAATTTGTGAGCAGATAATAACAAGtatgaagatgaggatgaaaaGATTTTAGTGTGGCTTTTTGTGGAGCAACTGAGCCACAAGTGCTGGGTTGAGATCTAAACAGTGCAGAATTGTGACGAATGTTTATCTGGTCTGACGtcaaaaaaaaagtatgaaCTCTGTTTTGACTGAGGTCACATTGCAAAAAATAATACCCGATTGATTTAGGACCATGTATGAAAGAGGCCCAACATCAGAATTAAAAAGCTCAGATTCAATGTGCTCTTCACATGGGCAAGAAAAAGTCTGATTTGTGTCACTTCTGACTGCAGTGTAGCTTAAAGTAAGAATTCATaataaaagaagacaaaaaattacatttcatttaaaaaataaataagaaatgtgTTTATAATGTAATAATTGTGTGTCCAATCAACACACATTCGCTCACCCATGGCCATATTCAGCATGATCGCCTCTTTACTGCCGACCGGTGGCCGATAAACACTTTAATCCTGCAAACTGAGATGTCCGGGTGCAGGTCTTAAGACCAGTTCAGAGTGTGGACTGCTCTGGTCACGTGGCTACATCCTCCTCCCTATTAACATGTAATTAAACTAGCATGGAgtacaacaaataataataataatgtcgaTTTTATGAGAGCATATATTCAATCTATTCTCAGGGAGAAGTATTTTGTGGTACAAAACTGGCCATACATGTGTGAAAATGGCTCATTTGTAAACATTGAGACGTCCTGAGCTAATCAATCAAAACAAAACGTGACCTGAACACATCGCTTGTTACAGCTGAGTCAGTCATGTTATGCTGCCCTGTGCAGTTCACAGTCGatgcatatataaatagagTAACCTGTTGAGATGGCAGTTCCCGCCTCGTTTTTATTTAGCTCCTCTCATCAGAACTGGCTCTGAACAGCTCACACCTCCACCGTCACACTGAATATGCCGGGACTGCTGCTCGGAGATGTATTTCCTGATTACGAATTGGAGACCACCAATGGCCACATTAAACTGCACACATTTCTTGGTGATTCGTAAGTAGGCTTCTTGACATCCTTGCGTATCCATTTGTCGGCTTCCTAAGAATTCAgcacaagaagaagagagagtgagCCCAGTTCCTGTTACTGCCTCTGACTTTTGCTTTAAACCGTTGCTTATGATTTATATAGCATCAACACATTTAAAGGTTGGTATTGTGTGTCCTATAAAtgcacatttcaataaaaactacaCATGGTTTATGATGAAATGATAGGCTGTTGATGAGAGGGTGAACATTTCCAAATGAAAAGCATCAGTAAGCCAGAGTTCAACCCTTAAATCCCTCAATGGTGCAGAATCACATTGCTGACCTCGTAAAAAAATCCCCTtcagtcacagaggtcacatccTGTCAGTTTGGTGTCAGATGCATCGTTCAGCGCATCCTATTGTGCAACATCAGTATCGATTCATGTCTAATGCGAGGACACGTCGTGCAATGGAAACATGTTTGGAAACCTCAGATTGCATCTCGTCATGACGGAGGCGCAGACCCTTGAGTGCACCTGACGCGGCCTCACTGATCACTCTTTTTATTCCAGATGGGGAATCCTGTTCTCCCACCCCAGAGATTACACCCCGGTGTGCACCACAGAGCTGGGACGAGCTGCCAAACTGAGCAGTGAGTTCAGTAAACGGAACGTCAAAATGATCGCCCTGTCCGTTGACAGCCTGGAGGATCACCACGGCTGGACCAAGGTGTGATAGTTACAGcaccaacacgcacacaaagatgTTCACGACATACTGAGCATCAACGTTTGGACTTCCCAGCTCGTAAAACTGTTATGGAGCTTTCTCTCTCACATAACCTTTTTAACAATGGATTTGATGACGACTGACATTTAGTGTGTCATGGGTCCTAACTACACactgaaatacatatatacacaaatcaTGCTTATGTTGTTGAACCTTTATATAACTTGGACCTCGATCTATAAAACCTTTACTTTTCAAAACCCAGAAAGTTCTGGAAAGAAATATCACAATTTACCAGGATTTTCTTGACAAGACATACAACCTAGTAAAAGATGTTGAAGGACAAACTGGGATTGGTTCAACTGGATCACACACAAtggtcaaatgtatttatgaaaGCATTTTGAATGTGGATCACGGTGACCTTTCGCCACTAAATTAAAATGAGTTATTCCTCGAGTCTCAGTGGATGTTTGTGCCACATTTGAAAGAAATTGCTCAAAGTGTTCCTGAGATCCTGCGTTAACCAGAATGAATGGACAACCCGAAAAACACAATTCTGGGGCCAAAGCACGAAGGCAAAACAACTTAACGGTTATCGGTGTTCAGAAAGTTCAAATTAGTAAACTGCATGTCACCCACATCTATCCTCACTGTGTTGCATGGCATCGGTttcctttatttaaatattttgtaatCATAAATGTCACATGTTTAAAAGAGCTCCATTAGAGTAGGTTTGAATAACTAAGGGTCTCTGTACTAACTAGGACATCCTGGCGTACAACTGTGAAGAGTCTACTTGCTGCTCGCTGCCCTTTCCCATCATAGCGGACAGTAAACGGGAGCTGGCAGTGGCCCTCGGCATGCTGGACCCAGATGAGAAGGACAAAGATGGCCTGCCGCTCACTGCCCGTTGTGTAAGAATCTTCACAATCAAAACACACACTCCTGAATAGAAAGCACTCCAACTACATGTATGATGTACTCTAATGCGTATATATATAGTCAAATTATTAACCTCGTCAGGCtctaactgtttttttttttaggtgttTATCATCGGCCCTGACAAAAAGCTCAAACTGTCACTCCTCTACCCGGCAACCACCGGACGCAACTTTGATGAGATTTTGCGCGTGGTGGACTCACTCCAGTTAACAGCAGGGAGGCAACTGGCCACACCTGCTGACTGGAGGGTACGTCACACCTTTGAGAGTGACCCCAGTTTACACCCATCACTTCTCCAGCTGCCATGCAGTATAAAAACCCTTTCTTTCCCCTGCAGCCCGGAGACTGTGTGATGGTCCCTCCCAGCATGTCGGAGGAGGATGCGGCCTCTTTGTTCCCAGCTGGCGTCTACTCCAAAGACCTGCCCTCTGGCAAGAAGTACCTGCGCTACACACCGCAACAATAGACACGGGCAGAGATGGCACTGATACTTTCTGGTGTTGCATTCGCAGCTCTCACTCTTGGGCCTTAAAGATTTACAGTACTGCTAGTTTTCACCCTGCAGGTAAATAAACTAGTCAGCCGGCATCTTAGTTAACAACCAATGTCTTCTGGATTATGTCAGACATTTCTAATTTAGAGGTTTTACAGCATCTACAACTCCAATAATAGAAGCTTATTTTTCACAAAAGGGGGTTATTTTTGGAAAGAgatggaattgaatatttaaaGATACATTAAACAGTTTATCATTAAACGTATGGCAGAGATGCTTCTATtttgaaacaaattaaaatgtgttggaTCATATATGTATTGTTTACCCATCCACCTAATGTTCTTTTAACAATGGAAGAGGAAGTAGTTTATGCTGTGCTAGTTACACAAAGGGTGACCTATTAAGAGCAAACAATGCTTTGCCGTTGGTATTCATTTTATATGACAAGTGTACTTCAATAAAGACTGTTTCACATGTACAGTTTCTTACATTTACCATAATTGATTACTATAAATTGAATTGGTTATGCCAGGTCGTATTCAAATTTCACTCGGAGCCTTACATCTATTCtggttgtgtgtttgatgtACACATTTCTCCTTCTGAGGGGCAATATATGCATTAAGGTTAATTTTTGTAGGATTTGACATTCTCCCTCACCGTGTCGCCAGCGTCAGAGAAGAGTTTAACAACTTTGCTCCTGGGGACTGCAACAGGATCCTTTCTGTGACTCGCAGACAGAAGAGGTTAGGGTCAGTGGAGGTAACACAAAcaggaaatggaagaagaagatCAAATACACTTCGGACATAACAAAAGGACAAGCCGATTAAAAATGAATTGTATTTCAAAACACATTAGGGTGGAGTGAGTGGTGAAAGGTACGAGCAGAGTTTTatcattttcattatttatttagaggACAAGGAGACGGTCCTCGGTGGCGTTGAGCTGAGGAAAGAGCCGAGCTGCGAGTCATCGTATCTGCTGATGTCACATTCACTGCTgcatcccctcctcttcctcctgggtAGAACTGCAGCTGGGGATCCAAAAGTCAGACAGCCATGACCAGCTCCAGCAGCTTGTGTCCGTAGAGGTCTTCTTCTCTACTGCCATCTGCCAGGTGGTTTGAAATCCTGCAGTAATGAAGTCTAAACTCACAGAAACCGAACCGAGCAAAACCTCCCGACAGATATTCAGCCTCCGACCGCCGATGTCCTTCAGGTTATTGATAGAATTTTTTAACTGGACAGTTTATATCAGGAAAAGCAGCAAGGTCAAGACTTCTGTTTTCGTCTCCAGTGTGTGGATGTCATCCCTATGACgtcagagagagacagtttCAGCTCCGCTGCCTCCCACCAGCAGCCTCATCTCTGGTTCATGAGGGCCTGGTACTCCCTCTGGTGGGCGAACAGTCGCAGGAACACTTTGTACTTTCTCTCGTAGAAGCTGGGGAAAGCATAAACGGACGAAAATAATGACACAAATGTGTTGCGTagaagtgtatttattttagtttggaATTAAATATGCCGACTGAGTTATATCCTGAAGTCGCCTCACAACTCACGACCTGACTTCGCTTGAATCGCTATCTTTATGGGTCGCTTGAAACATTGAGAAGCAAAGCTTCCGAATAGAAATAAAAGGACAAATGTATAATATGTAAATGAATAAACGGAATTAAAGTATAGGgttgactttttttaaaatttattgtttgaaaacattttttgggaTATACaatcttgattttttttttttactcacttATATTTCTATCCCAGACACCATTAGCAGAAATTATTACTTTTActcaatattaaaatataattctCTTTGTCTCACCTCTGAAGCTCACAGTCAGGCTGAACAACTTTCCCCACTTTAGCCATTCTCTCCATTGCCTCCTAAAACATAAATTGAAAAGACAAATCTCACTCAATAAATCATGTTATGCACATTCAGTTCCAGCCGCGACCCAGTTATAGTATGAACACGAGCCAACTGCAGTGGTTTCTGAGCGTATGACTAATGCAGGGCAGGGCCTCTCTGCTGTCTGAGACTAAAACATCCAGCCGCTTGACCGTGTGCAGCTCAGAGGATCAGACACAACAACTGCCTGCTGTGATTACGGCTGAAATGAGTTGACAGGTGCAGCCTAGTCTAAACAATAATATCTTATTTTTAGTATATCTGGCTTAAAGGCTTGCTCCGAGCTCTGGTCCTGAGACAGTGAGGGATGACAGCTCGACTGAGCAAAAGATTTAACCATCACTTTATATCTTAAACACATTGTGCGACAAATGTTCTCTGCAGCTGAAGCGAGCGGAGCCATACACTTTATATTTCACTAACTGCTTAATATATTGCAAAATAAAGACTTTTTAAAAGGGGAACATCACGGATTTAGTTTAATCTTCATGAGGAGTATGACACAGTGAGGAAACAACAGTATAATGTCTAGGAtctaggggggaaaaaaacattataaaagTAAGTCTGCACTTCAAACTGAAGGTGTGTGGTTTGAAGAAGTGGACATTTAGAAGGCTGAAGGGCTCCAATGAAAGACACTATCCTTTTTAAAAACGTATAAAAACATGTTATAATGTTGGGAGGAACCAATATGTgtaatgcaacacacacaaagtacaaaacaacgTGCAGCACCTACTCTCTCATGCAATGTTCAGAACTAGGACCACTTGTGTTTCCACTATACTACTGTACATGTGCAACAGATTTCCAGGGAAGTTTTTGATGAAGAGTAAACAAATTGACAATTGTAACTTTTGAGAATCTGTGATATCTTTGTAAGAAAGTTAAATATTGTAATATAGTACGAAATCCTATGCATCAAATTTCCCTGGAATCTTCATAGAGTTGACTCATCTGCAGTGGCCCGTTTTGGACAGTAGTTGTATTTAAATGTGgagatttaaaaacacatcaataaCTTTTCTGTAAAAGCACACGAGGATATTCCAAATCATTTGCGCCACAATGAACCAAAATAATGAACTCTGTTCTATCGATGCCTCAGTCACCTTTGTGACCTAAGTTCACACACCTGAACAGTGCTGTAGTCCTGTGAGGCACATGCACCCAGCACTGCGGCTCCAATCAACACCGCCTCCGTCTGGTCTGGCAGCACCACGGGCAGCGCTGAACAGGACAAGACGAGCATAAAGTGGATTTAGCTTAAGCCTCCATGGGAGACACTGTTGAACAAATGTTGTCCCCACAATGTGGGAAGTCTAGgttatttaacatttttggaTAAATCTCTATTCAGCTTAACTGTCATTTACAATATCAAAGCAGTCATCAGCCTCATTAGTGTTTCATACCGGTGGCGTTGGCGTGAATCTGGACAAACAGAGCGTTTTTGCTCAAGCCGCCACACAGGAAGAGGGTTCTGATGTCGTGACCTGCTTCTTTCATGGCCTCCAGAATTTGAAGAGTACCAAGCTGGAACCAGGGAAGAAGAATTAAGGGGAGTCATGTTACAAGTTAACAAATACACCTTCCTTCACACTTTAAGGGTTCTCAAACTGTATTTTGCGGCCAGGGATGCCTTAAAGGGGAGTGCATTTTCTAAGaaccctcatcatcatcatcatcaccatcatcatcaataaaacacaaatttaGCTCATGCTTATTACAATTAAACTAGTTCAGATCTGTTCCATAATGTTAACAAGAACCCCTTATTAATTTATGTCAGGTTTATACCACTTTGTTGTCCATATATTAAGGATGTGTTGTCATCAGATGCCACTCTTTTCCTATTAAAAATGTAACTTGATAGATCTCAAATATTTCTCCACGCTCACTAGTTGCTCGCTGGCTAATAAGTCAAGCATCAGTTTCTATTGGTCCAAAGCTTGAGTGGGTTGGAGCAATGGACACAATATAGTTGTTGTATTGTCCCCATCTGACGATATGCAGTTTTTAATGATACAGCACAATATTGTGATCGATAGAAAACTAGCAAATCGCAGACCCCCTAACATAGTGACACTGACCCACCCTTGATAATCACTACTTTAAAAAGGTACTAGGTTGTCAGACTGAGGCGCAGAGAAAATCATACACCATcttgaaacaaataaaacacagtaGACTCACAGCGAGGGATTGTATCGTGGCCAAATAGAGCAGGGCCAAGTCATCCAAGGTCTGGGAGAGTGGCAGTCCAATCACCTTCAACACAGTAATGAgaagggatgggtatcgtttgggttttttccgataccggtgctaaaccggttcttttaaaacgataccggtgcctaaacggtgcctgaaccgatactttttttttttaaacgcacaatgaggacattaaaaacctctttggccatattccctgtagaagccgttatcatggagcactgacaaacaacggatatcagactgtta
This portion of the Pseudoliparis swirei isolate HS2019 ecotype Mariana Trench chromosome 8, NWPU_hadal_v1, whole genome shotgun sequence genome encodes:
- the LOC130197760 gene encoding myocilin-like — encoded protein: MWLKVSLLCLSCLTLPSRSQAQDRASLRRSNDHAGRCHYTFTVASPEESSCSGSSMKPEMDGVSSRLTMLEALVSRLIAGGDGGSRTRANDEEGLQEASSQETRERNQLQQDKERLNGQVQELQRRLAELSQEAESLRQRPCQETHTSGGTERENKSASGRAYDFGNDAYQEMKAEVTEVAASRLIPEGNHNFTGCGELQSVGDPVMHRKADSITGKYGVWLQDPEPQGPEYTNQTVWRIDTVGKDVRQLFAYEDIDQLSQGFPMKVLVLPEPMESTGATIYRGSLYYQRKRSRTLIRYDLTSESLASRRELPHAGFHGQHPYSWGGYTDIDLAADEQGLWAIYSTSQAKGAIVISQLDPKSLEAKRSWETNIRKNTVANAFMVCGRLYTVASYTAPNTTINHVFDTATSVGQAVAVPFRNKYRYNSMVDYNYAQRKLYAWDNFHMVTYDIRLGRVASHGSS
- the LOC130198153 gene encoding peroxiredoxin-6-like, which produces MPGLLLGDVFPDYELETTNGHIKLHTFLGDSWGILFSHPRDYTPVCTTELGRAAKLSSEFSKRNVKMIALSVDSLEDHHGWTKDILAYNCEESTCCSLPFPIIADSKRELAVALGMLDPDEKDKDGLPLTARCVFIIGPDKKLKLSLLYPATTGRNFDEILRVVDSLQLTAGRQLATPADWRPGDCVMVPPSMSEEDAASLFPAGVYSKDLPSGKKYLRYTPQQ
- the fggy gene encoding FGGY carbohydrate kinase domain-containing protein isoform X2, with protein sequence MAMICGTSTCHMAISKQPLFVPGVWGPCLSAMVPGMWLNEGGQSATGRLIDHMVKGHAAYTQLQERAQQRFPLTDENIFSYLNNHLSLMATSGSVDLLGSSLHVWPDFHGNRSPLADPTLRGMVIGLPLSQTLDDLALLYLATIQSLALGTLQILEAMKEAGHDIRTLFLCGGLSKNALFVQIHANATALPVVLPDQTEAVLIGAAVLGACASQDYSTVQEAMERMAKVGKVVQPDCELQSFYERKYKVFLRLFAHQREYQALMNQR